Below is a window of Malania oleifera isolate guangnan ecotype guangnan chromosome 1, ASM2987363v1, whole genome shotgun sequence DNA.
CGCCGATGGCATGGACAACCCTCAGAAGCAGCAGCAGACTCTGAAAAAGGGGTTCGATcgttttctttccttctttttatttttctgaaaaaaaattGATGAAATTCTTCTTAGTCATATTGGGAAATGAAAATAGGGACGTGATGACGAATTCGTTTGGGGAGGGGTATTCGACGAGGTCAGACGAAGAGGGGTTTGGCGGAACCTACGGAGAGAACCAGTCTCTTCCCAATCCTTCCCGCCAGAACGACGTCCCTGAAAACCAtcctggtctctctctctctctctctctctctttctctgctTTTTCTTTGGCTGGAGTTCAGACATGGACATAAATTTGTGTTAATTgagataaaattatattttctatgtttgaaatttgtatttttcatttatattaatttgAATGAAATTACAAAATTACACcgtttttgtttaatttttgtaGTGATTGTTTAAATTtaagaattaaaatttatattctaAACGCATACTTGCAGAGTACGACAGGAGCCAGGGAAGCGAAGtaaaagagaaggagaaagggcGCCATCAAACCAACGCCAACGGCTGAATTAGGATTACCATCATCACTTCTTCACGCTTTGAACCATCCTTAATCTCTGCTAGGGATGTTTggttctctttcttcttcttcttcttcttcttcttcttcttcttgagtaTGTTCAGAGAGTGGATTGGGAGATAATTAATGACGATTTGCGCTAGCTGTAGTAGCTGaactataaaagaaaatgtaattgttatgtctaaattattaattattatatgctGCTATTATTGTAATATATAGGCGCAATGGGTTTGATTTTTCATTCCATTATTGGAATATTTATGTACTCTTTATGATTTGTTTGGTTAAGTGAAATAGTTGTTTATTTGATTTGGCAGATTACTTATGGATTAGAATAAGAAGAAATAccctttgaattttaaaaattaaaggaataattgtttgttattattttttatatattgaaaaatattttatttaacatataataagaaaaaaatagatatttttttatgaagttcaaaaataattattttttatttttgtttattttttattataaatttcaTAAAATGCTTTATACTAACTTTTTATAATAATAACgtaatttttatataaataattataattaatttattaaaagaaatatattttgaaaagtaaatatTCTGTAaattaaatgtaattttagtagTTGTTTTCAAAGTTTGATTTACATTAATtgtaatttttgacaataataataataaatacaaattttAAATCATACTTAACACTCTTGATAATGAATAATTTTAAATACCTTCTAACATATGATTTAAATAATGTGCAGCATGTAAAATTCAATACGACTTCTCCATTTTCTTCAAATACTTTTTTTCAACAATTACATATTCTCTGTATTATTTGTTACCTGCGTAATAAAGTAAACATTGGATTTGAAAAATTACATATCACTAAGATCATTTACAAGAAAATTGATAAGAATTTTTTAGTACTCATCAATCCAAAAAGTATTTATATTcattttaagtttatttttttacgTTTTAAtctgacatctttatttttataacCTTGAGGATCTCGGTCCTTATCTTATGCATAGAAGGAGGCTTTAAAACTTGATTCATGATTGGCCAATCCATCCATCATAACAAGTCAATAAATATTATTTGTCTTATAGAAGAGCATTATTTTTTTGGGTACGTCCCGGGTGTCCActaccgtcaacgacgtccgttttacggtccgtcgcaccggcctgtgactaatcccacgccctgtagTATGGCCCCACACACCACAGAGGGGTAAATTCAGGCGTCCAGccgcaggaatcgaacccggggTGGGAAGatccctgacctcgtgaaaggcaacCCCTGGAGTCCGCCCTGCCAACTAAGCTCAGCCCTGGGGGCTATAGAAGAGCATTATTGAATGCACAATGGTCGACTTTTCTATacttttcatttctctttttttttcttagattttagaGTATCTCGTTTGGAGCATTAGGATGTGAATTTATCTCACATTGGACCTTTAGTGTGAGGATTTAAGTCACTTTTTTGTTATTCCAAATCTCtgttaattatataataaaactTATAAGTTTGAAAAAATCTtgaattcttaaatttgtttaagtttttattttgttcttttgaGGTTATTAGTTATGTTTTTGTTATTGTGAGGTGCCttctatggtttttttttttttttttgttctttcttttcaTAAGGTTTTTTTGTACAAAGTGTTTGTTTATATTCATTCGTTGTGGATTAAGAGTACAacatcaaaaaaaaaaaccaatatagaaaagaaaattttgatcttCATTCTCGGTTGCTTGCACTAAATCTTCTTCTCCTACATTCACTTGTATGCGCAAGATATTTCAAAGTCAGTTTTATAAGTCAAAACATTTTAAGTTAAGATTTAGACCTAAGTTGAGCTATGTTGTGATATGGGCCCATTATGGGCCTACTACTTCTATTTTTATCAAAGTTAGGTCAATTTTGTGATTTAAGACTCACTAGGGGCTTTATTTGAAATAACAGCACATTATGGGCTGATTTTTGATCACTAAGGCGCATTATAGGCCTTTCTTTTTGAATGAAAACCTAATTTAGGCTAAGGGCAGCCAAAGGCTCAATTGTGGATCTTCAATTAAGTGACAACGAATTTCTTATGCTATCATTTCCCATGGCCAGTCGTGGCATTTCCTTTCCCATTAACCAAGTTCCCATATGATCGATTCTCATGGATAGCCATATCTTATATTTCCTAGAAGCTAATCCCATGCCAGCTTGCTTATAAATAGGGGTTGGAGATTAAATTTAGGGGACTTCCTTTGGAGAGGCCGAAATCATTCAAAGAGTGAAGTGGTAAGAGAGGTAAAATGAAAAAGAACTAGGACCACAAAGAATAGAGATATCTTTTTGGGGAAGAGAACTTGTAGTATTCATAAGAATGCAAAGAGTTTATTGGCAAGCAAAGGCAATAAAGAAAATGGGAAGAAGGACCTAAGAGTACCCTAATTTTCTCTTATTTTGACAAATGCATAAGTTTGTTCTGATTGTGTGATTGGGGTGAATGTTGTAGAAAAAATTATTAGGCGTAGAAATCCGAACCcgaaaaaataaggaaataaataaagaaaaggaaaaagggaaaatattCAAGGCAAGcagcaattcatcgacgaatcccttgattttgtcaacgaatgcccttctatggttcattgacgaaattcaggcgtCGTCAACAAAGAAATGCCGAGAGGAATTTTAGGcttagggttcatcgacaaaccccttctttcgtcgacgaatacccttctacaattcgtcgatgaagactctatttcgttgacgaatctggctAAGTCAATGGCCTATAAATACATTTTTAGTTACTTCtagattaagaaagttaaaaatctctctctctctctctctctctctctctctctctctctctctctctctctctctctctctatcacgCCTCGAACCAGGAAACGGGACCCAAGtttgtgatttagtaacctaaatTGTCCCTGCATCATACAACATCCATGATACCACACAATAtaatataagggtccgaccccctagggttcacgtataccctatccatcatTACACACATAgtatatacacagcggaaaatccaacctaatacatccataaaaccataccaaagtctatacaacatcaagatctagtcccataatacaaacataatccccaggtatacacataacccaaaacgacaacctgACCATAGtacagtacttacacaagtacttagacaGCTAACCAACAATCACGCTCCTGAAAAGCTAGGATGCTAGTGTCGGCTACCCAAAGgacttgaaaaaaaattatatgataggggtgagacacgtctcagtaagggagaaacatgttatatcagtgtgtggcacatgagtgttatttcaatagtaaaacataaacatttcacaattctatTATTTTCACAAACACTTCCAGTATACATCTCACAAAACACCAcagtctagtgtcgtcacactcttctgCCTAAGCCGATCGCACGACACGACGCCCCCAATAACCTGGCGCAGCCTAAGCCCCACAGTGTTCAATCGGCgcaaacatggtacaaactcattgtgacaacctgaataataacagggtttaaataataaagaggaaggaaaatggaaacaataacagaaggaggaagtcgcgttcgtcgacgacattataCTTTGGAAGGAATCACCGAGGGGAAATCAttagggtttcatcgacgaatacaggggattcgtcgatgaaggtttaagagaattcgtcgatgaagactaaatttcgtcgatgaagaaataccgagagaggttttaagccgactgaatttcattgacgatgactgaatttcgtcgacgaagttattAAAGGATTAGTCGACGAAATgattggctcgtcgatgaatctagttGTCTAAATATCAAAATTCCGATTTTTAACTTCATAATTAAGctaactctcctctctctctctctccccccttcggccctctctctctctttcattgattttgggccggatttacgccggttcaacaatctgaagccaccacgatgctcctggggaagttctctccaaatttgctggagcggatcattggtgaaagcaagttggaaatcatccctaagttgagataagattttttaagtcaaatttgatcttatggtagttataagaaatgatgtacacgagaaaatactgaaatttaatattgggagttttcagtttcagggtattgatcaggaaatcctacgggggttagaccaggatattttaggggactttctcagtagtcaggtaagggaataaactaaaacagttacttttcacgcaaattattattattcatgagtaacttgatttcctgaaagtatttacgatatttgaatattatggaataaatgtacgtttgagaaaaatattgctAATGTgataaaatgtatgtatatgtatgagatgtgagaaactatgatttcagaatacgATGTATGGTTTATACAGCAAaagtgtggcatgaatattattttacatggaagaatatTATGTTACGACaatgatacgaatgaaatatgttttgagaaatgatgaaagaatacagtacattatgatgttgaaaatacatgatagattgattatttttagaatgatatgtacttatgtatgatttcgacacaaggccgtatttacgagatgatcagcacgaggccgtatgtatgaaatgtttggcgcaagaccatttttatgaaaattattaaagatgctatattatcatgtactatatgttatcagaacccggatgtttgTTTAGTTCAATTTAGGAGttcggtaccatagcttatagatcagatgtttataatcagattagtgctaaccaccccacgatggaatgggagatagatagtcgatgtggcttttagtagagtgtggacgtccacctggcagtccggaccagggtgtggcgagcccatcgtacttacagacatacttgacttggtagtggtcggccagtcattgtcgagtcccgccttcaggctgcacaacccatcatggggggtaatacatgacattaactagctattcatcctgggtatttttttagtattatcagtataacaaatGTTTATGTGCAATATGATTTATCAGCAATTATGAAAgcatatgattatttagtatgttatgataaatgtctagagatatatgaaatgtactgtatatgtataattacattaaatattcatgttaccacacagctgtatttagtttattttcccttactgagaagtgtctcacccctcgaacattaaatgattttcaggaaatctagagagaccggcgggtcaaggctgcCGTTGAGTGATTAGAgtttccctactagaagggtaagtgttgaactaggatcaagagGTTTTTGTTGAATGATCCTAGTGTTatgttgacttttttttttttaggttgtaTATAGAAacagtgttttgatgatattgtaaactctggtattatgttttatggatggatgatttagattttatgtttactgctacttaggattccgctgtgattgacaagtgtccccgttacccacgggtttgggttgactttttcgtttattatattacattttatgttgaggaatttgaggtcgttacactcaTACCCTTTGGTGACCAACcggaatcataggtggtattgcTCACCCTCGGTCTCAAGCCAAAAATCGTCACTTACGGTATTATCCCGACACGCCTTATATCTCAGCCTTCGGTTGTTAACCAGCATGCTTCAATTGTCCTAGGCCTTTGGTTTTATCCCGATTCAGCatttttcacaaaacttggaacattttggaactcacgttcctatatctcatttcaattacaCACAGCCTACAGTAGTTAATCGACACACTTtttcacaaaatacatcattcacaGCCTATGGTAGTTAATCGGCACGCTTTTCcacaaaacatatcattcaatatatatcagctcattccacacttatttgagtaaaCAAACAATCCTATATCAGGtattccaaaaattaaatttaaaataatcaaaggtgTAGACGCTCTATTTTTGCCCtagtcaaatagaacaaggggttcccttttattattttattattattagtatttttattatcgttattttattattactttcttataattatttttattatttattattattattattattaatttactataattattctggattattattactattatttttatttatttatttattaccttattattataataataattattattattatattattattattgttattattattattagcactagtatcttattttggttattattatttttattatcttcatttttattagtaatgttatcattataattattattaattattacttttaatattagtattattactttattttttattagtataattattattattattattattagtatctttattatttttatctttactataattattattatttactattagtagtagtagtagtattattttttattattattaccttattgatgtt
It encodes the following:
- the LOC131148487 gene encoding uncharacterized protein LOC131148487 produces the protein MLRVVGGVKAVGAARVRTLSPIVAAADVGSNRHPCGFTYSPVHSKTDQPAADGMDNPQKQQQTLKKGDVMTNSFGEGYSTRSDEEGFGGTYGENQSLPNPSRQNDVPENHPEYDRSQGSEVKEKEKGRHQTNANG